From Candidatus Eisenbacteria bacterium, the proteins below share one genomic window:
- the lgt gene encoding prolipoprotein diacylglyceryl transferase, with amino-acid sequence MSPCDGASTDPEIRLHPTLLKLGSFQIHSYGLLLAIAFLVAIQIFVVRGKRRGISEDALHTISLVLLILAIVGGRGLFVLTHWSEYAADPLGILRLWEGGLMLYGGYVLAIVGGIVYVRRAKLPLWKVADAAAPAMALGIGIGRIGCFLNGCCFGIPTHAPWGVQFPPGSYSTFVFPGSHIHPSQLYMVLSGVLLFVVLLRLDRKPRFDGYLFWMGVALDSVLRFGIDFTRYYDSTSFLGKIGGLSFNINQILSAVLFLTSIAMLKILSRRRAAAVGAPPQGGTPDARTGPRAEVETPPTGAPEPRSAR; translated from the coding sequence ATATCGCCATGCGATGGCGCGAGTACTGACCCGGAGATCCGCTTGCATCCAACACTGTTGAAGCTCGGATCGTTTCAGATTCACAGCTACGGCCTTCTCCTCGCGATCGCGTTTCTCGTCGCGATCCAGATCTTCGTCGTCCGCGGAAAGCGCCGCGGGATCTCCGAGGACGCGCTCCACACGATCTCCCTGGTCCTCCTGATCCTCGCGATCGTGGGCGGGCGGGGCCTGTTCGTGCTGACGCATTGGTCCGAGTACGCCGCCGATCCGCTCGGAATCCTCCGCCTGTGGGAAGGCGGCCTCATGTTGTACGGCGGGTACGTGCTTGCCATCGTCGGCGGGATCGTCTACGTGCGGCGGGCCAAGCTGCCGCTCTGGAAGGTGGCCGACGCCGCCGCGCCGGCGATGGCGCTGGGCATCGGCATCGGGCGGATCGGCTGCTTTCTGAACGGCTGCTGCTTCGGGATCCCGACCCACGCGCCCTGGGGCGTCCAGTTTCCCCCAGGATCGTATTCGACATTTGTATTCCCGGGATCGCACATCCACCCGTCCCAGCTCTACATGGTGCTGTCGGGCGTCCTCCTCTTCGTCGTGCTTCTCCGCCTCGATCGGAAGCCGCGCTTCGACGGCTATCTTTTTTGGATGGGGGTCGCGCTCGACTCTGTTCTCCGGTTCGGAATCGACTTCACCCGCTACTACGATTCCACCTCGTTCCTGGGCAAGATCGGCGGGCTATCCTTCAACATCAACCAGATCCTGAGCGCGGTCCTCTTCCTCACGTCGATCGCGATGCTGAAGATCCTCTCCCGCCGACGGGCCGCGGCGGTCGGCGCCCCGCCGCAGGGCGGTACCCCGGACGCCAGGACGGGCCCCCGCGCCGAGGTCGAGACTCCCCCGACGGGAGCCCCCGAGCCCCGCTCGGCGCGCTGA
- a CDS encoding shikimate dehydrogenase: MAPRLTGPTRLYAVLGHPVNHSLSPSMQNAAFRATGIDATYVALDVPPERLAEVLRELHAAGFSGLNLTAPHKEAAWALVRGATDEAKRSRAVNTLRREESGWAGHATDGPGFAAWIDSLGVAVRGARVLLLGAGGAARSVAPVLASLQPASVHVVSRDRGRARAVADEIRPSGRGGPSTEVTAAALAEKSEPGRGWDLLVRALSSSAVDAVEALWWEHLDPGGLVLDLNYGARAVATREKAAAWKHRFEDGLGMLLHQGAISFEYWTGKPAPLDAMRAALVAGGGSR; encoded by the coding sequence TTGGCCCCGCGCCTCACCGGCCCGACCCGCCTCTACGCGGTGCTGGGGCACCCGGTGAATCATTCGCTCTCTCCCTCGATGCAGAACGCGGCGTTCCGCGCGACCGGGATCGACGCCACCTACGTCGCGCTGGACGTTCCGCCCGAGCGGCTGGCGGAGGTCTTGAGGGAGCTCCACGCCGCGGGATTCTCCGGGCTCAACCTCACGGCGCCGCACAAGGAAGCCGCGTGGGCGCTCGTTCGGGGCGCGACGGACGAGGCGAAGCGATCCCGCGCGGTGAACACGCTCCGCCGCGAGGAATCGGGATGGGCGGGGCACGCGACGGACGGTCCGGGATTCGCCGCGTGGATCGACTCGCTCGGCGTCGCCGTACGGGGAGCGCGCGTGCTCCTGCTGGGTGCGGGAGGCGCGGCCCGGAGTGTGGCACCGGTCCTGGCTTCGCTCCAGCCGGCCTCGGTCCACGTCGTCAGCCGCGACCGCGGTCGCGCGCGGGCGGTCGCGGACGAGATCCGTCCCAGCGGCCGTGGCGGCCCCTCGACCGAGGTGACGGCCGCGGCGCTCGCCGAGAAGAGCGAACCGGGGCGAGGGTGGGATCTGCTCGTTCGCGCCCTTTCCTCGAGCGCCGTGGATGCGGTCGAGGCCCTTTGGTGGGAACATCTCGATCCGGGCGGGCTGGTCCTCGACCTGAACTACGGAGCCCGCGCCGTCGCGACGCGCGAGAAAGCCGCAGCGTGGAAGCATCGATTCGAGGACGGGCTCGGGATGTTGCTTCACCAGGGGGCGATCTCGTTCGAGTACTGGACCGGTAAGCCGGCGCCTCTCGACGCGATGCGCGCGGCGCTCGTCGCGGGCGGGGGATCGCGGTGA
- a CDS encoding ComF family protein, producing the protein MWWWRDLIDCLSDRRCPGCVGRVPRDREVCDACDAMVPRSGSVLCLHCLHEDPSDPAASVGACPSHGSRRLALAGPRYEAPLDRILHAFKYDGARRLGPWIASLLPEPPDRAGTIGREAVLVPVPLHPARRAWRGFDQALLLAEDASLRWGIPVVQALERVRDHEPQARLDAVVRRENVRGAFRVARPTLVLDRPVLLVDDVVTTGSTLLEAAGVLESAGAAWILALSPTHGGLAKWPEPMSQDAVVGERRLW; encoded by the coding sequence GTGTGGTGGTGGCGCGATCTCATCGATTGCTTGTCCGACCGGCGGTGCCCCGGCTGCGTCGGACGCGTTCCACGCGACCGCGAGGTCTGTGACGCGTGCGACGCCATGGTGCCCCGGAGCGGCTCGGTCCTCTGCCTTCACTGCCTGCATGAAGACCCTTCGGATCCCGCCGCGTCGGTAGGCGCCTGTCCGTCGCATGGATCGCGGCGCCTCGCGCTCGCGGGACCGCGCTACGAAGCTCCGCTCGACAGGATCCTCCACGCGTTCAAGTACGATGGGGCGCGCCGCCTCGGCCCCTGGATCGCTTCGCTCCTTCCCGAGCCGCCCGACCGGGCCGGCACGATCGGTCGAGAAGCCGTTCTTGTTCCGGTGCCCCTCCATCCCGCGCGGCGGGCGTGGCGCGGCTTCGACCAGGCGCTCCTCCTGGCCGAGGACGCGTCGCTCCGGTGGGGAATTCCCGTGGTCCAGGCCCTCGAGCGCGTGCGGGACCATGAGCCGCAGGCCCGCCTCGACGCAGTGGTCCGGCGCGAGAACGTTCGAGGCGCGTTCCGTGTGGCCCGCCCGACCCTCGTGCTCGACCGGCCGGTTCTCCTAGTGGACGACGTGGTGACGACCGGAAGCACGCTGCTCGAAGCGGCGGGGGTCCTGGAATCTGCCGGCGCGGCGTGGATTCTGGCGCTCTCCCCGACCCACGGAGGCCTTGCCAAGTGGCCGGAACCCATGTCCCAGGATGCGGTTGTGGGGGAGCGGCGCCTGTGGTAG